The sequence TCCTATGGGTTCAATGCATTCAATGTAATTTTTTGTGGGTTGCAGGGATTATCGCCCAATTTCTGAGCTGGATATATATGAAGCTGAGGGCTTGGACGATGAAGACATTGAGGAGCTCACTGCCAGTCAGAGAGAGGCAGCTGAACAGGCCATGAGAGTGAGAGATCGAGATATGGGCCGGGATATTGGTCGTATGCGACGAGGTCTACTGTATGGTTGGTATTTACTGGCTTTTCAGTGAGTTGCTGAAAACTGCCTTTTTTATTATATTGAATAGCCAAAAACACTGCAGCCAGATGTTCGGGTCTATATGGAAATATAAAACACTACATAGTGCTCTGTTGtgtggttgtagttctgcaacagctctgcTTAATTTACCTTAGCCTTGCACCCATGTTAGCCCACTGGTGGGCCATCCATCTCTGGCACCCCAACAAATGTTATCTTCTAACCTAGCTGAAGACTAACCTTGAAACCAAACAAATATTACCCAAATGTTGAATGTGTCACCACTAAACCATCTTTCTGCCTACAGacagtgatgaggaggaggaagatcgTCCTGCTCGTAAACGCAGGCTGGCCGAGCGTGCTGCAGAAGGAGCCCCAGACGAAGATGAAGAGATGATTGAGAGCATTGAGAACTTAGAAGATATGAAGGGACACTCTGTGAGAGAATGGGTGTCCATGGCGGCAACACGCCTGGAGATCTACCATCGGTTTAAAAACTTCCTGAGGACCCATGTTGATGAGCATGGGCACAATGTCTTCAAAGAAAAGATTAGCGATATGTGCAAAGGTGGGTAGCTGTGCTGAATCTTATACAGTCTAGCTAAAGCTTGTCATGTCTAATAGAGGGGAGGGGTCCTAAGTGTGGGAGATCTGTcacttaaggctgcgttcacactgtttttgcaatccgttttttgcaaaaaactgatgcatttgtgtccatccgtttttccattgacttccattgtaaagaaaaaaaaggatcaaaacggattgtagctgacactacttttgtgtcagtttaacaaaaaggatccgttttttttacaatggaaatcaatcaaaaaaatggatcaaaactgatgcacactaatgcatccgttttttttccatccgtttttagcAAAAAACGGGATGAagaaaaagattgcaaaaatgcagtgtgaacccagcctaagcctaaTAGTAGGTGACCTACTGAGATTCAATGTTTTTCCCACATTGGAGGCTATAAGATGTAATGTTCTATTTAATTTTTCTCATTTTAGACAATAAGGAGAGTTTAGTGGTGAACTATGAAGACCTAGCTGCCCGTGAGCATGTCTTGGCTTATTTCCTGCCAGAAGCTCCTGCAGAAATGTTAAAAATTTTTGATGAGGCCGCTAAGGAGGTTGTTTTGGTCATGTACCCAAAGTATGATCGTATTGCCCGTGAAATTCATGTCCGCATCTCTCACCTTCCACTGGTAGAAGAGCTTCGATCCCTCAGGTGAGTCTTGTTACAGTGCTGCTTGTGGGTTTGGGGTTAATGTGGTGTATGCAAATATGTGATTATGGTTCTTGTCCTTCTaggcagctgcatctgaatcagCTGATCCGTACCAGTGGTGTGGTGACCTGCTGTACAGGGGTCCTGCCGCAGCTCAGTATGGTGAAATACAACTGTAACAAATGCAACTTTGTCTTGGGGCCTTTCTTCCAGTCTCAGAACCAAGAGGTGAAGCCAGGATCCTGTCCTGAGTGTCAGTCTTTGGGACCATTTGAAATCAACATGGAAGAGGTATGATGTTTTTGATACTGTCTCATTACTTGTATGTGTAAAAGCATTTGGGGACAGGTTTCCTTTATCACCCCTCCCTTCCTTTTCCAGACTGTATATCAGAACTACCAGCGTATCACCATTCAGGAGAGTCCAGGCAAAGTGGCGGCTGGCAGGCTTCCTCGCTCCAAAGATGCTATCCTTCTTGCAGATTTGGTGGACAGCTGTAAACCTGGAGATGAAATAGTAAGTATTAAATGGGTAATGACACAGTACTATGATATTCTGTTATTCTATGGGGTGCCTAGAGTCTGAGAATAAAGGGATGTTAGTGGTATGTACCTACTGCAGTTGAGCTATGTTCTTTCTGACAGGAACTCACTGGTATTTACCATAACAACTATGATGGATCCCTTAACACGGCCAACGGTTTCCCGGTGTTTGCCACGGTTATTCTTGCCAATCATGTCACTAAAAAAGATGACAAAGTTGCTGTAGCAGAATTAACTGATGAGGATGTCAAAGCCATTGTGGCTCTTTCCAAAGATGAACGAATTGGAGAAAGGGTAAGCTGGAAAActaacactgtaaaaaaaaaaaaaaaaaaaaaagctcagttTCAGGAACCAGTTTATAACACCtacatatttttgtttttgcagattTTTGCGAGCATTGCTCCATCTATTTATGGACATGAGGACATCAAAAGAGGCCTTGCTCTTGCTTTATTTGGAGGAGAGCCAAAAAACCCAGGTGTGTATGTAAGACAATGGCCGATATCTGTGGAATCCACCACTGATAGTGTAGCTATTAAACGGTCTTTATGCTTTTATTTCTGATCCATTGTGCCTATGTGTACACTAGATCTAGATGAAACTGTGAAATTTAACTAAAAACCTAGTGGTGGCCAACACTGGGTGTAAAGTAGGATTTTCTGGGTGTAAAGCTAAACTCAAATAGTTGGGTGCAAAAAGAAATTGACCTGTCTGTAGCTTTTCTCCTCTTAGAAAAATATACGCTGCAATTGTTTGATTTGTGCCgatgttttattttcttttttcttcctgcAGGTGGTAAGCACAAAGTCCGAGGGGATATCAATGTCTTGCTATGTGGTGACCCAGGAACAGCAAAATCCCAGTTTCTTAAGTATGTAGAAAAAGTTGCAAGCCGAGCTGTGTTCACCACTGGCCAAGGAGCTTCAGCTGTGGGTTTGACAGCCTATGTCCAGCGCCATCCTGTAACCAGGGAATGGACTTTAGAAGCAGGAGCCCTTGTCTTGGCTGACAGAGGAGTGTGTCTGATTGATGAGTTCGATAAGGTCTGTAGCTTCTGTGAATAATTTCCAATTTGACCATTTAAGGCCCATATGTGTTTCTGGCTCCCATTTGTATACTAATGCAGTCATCTAATTTGCAGATGAATGACCAAGACAGAACAAGTATCCATGAAGCCATGGAGCAGCAGAGTATTTCTATCTCTAAGGCCGGCATTGTCACATCTTTGCAGGCTCGCTGCACTGTCATTGCTGCTGCCAACCCCATTGGTAAAACCCTTTTAGTTTATCTTCTTTTGTTCAGTAAAATGCTGCACCAGGTCATTCTTTTAAACTCATTTTTCTTTCAGGAGGACGTTATGACCCCTCATTAACGTTTTCTGAGAATGTGGATCTGACTGAGCCCATTGTGTCTCGATTTGACATTCTCTGTGTGGTGAGAGACACAGTGGACCCTGTTCAGGTAAATGATGAGCTCTATGTTGTCCATGAAGTGAATACAGTAAATCTTGCTGAACAGTACAAGCTATGACTTGTAATTCCATCATATAGTGGTGGTGCACTTGGCCCCCTCTTGTCGTTAGTGGATATATTTGTGTGTGCTGGGAGCTGTTTCCGGGTACCATGTTTAATGCATTGTTGAAGTAGCCTCTTCAAGCATAATCTTTTGTCCTCTTTTTAAATAATATTGGCTTTTGTTTTTAGGATGAAATGCTGGCTAGGTTTGTGGTTGGGAGCCATATTAAACATCATCCAAGCAACAAAGATGTAATAAATGGAGACGCAGAGGAACATGTTCTGCCCAATACATTTGGTGTGGAACCATTGCCTCAAGAAGTGCTGAAGAAATACATCATATATGCCAAGGAAAAGGTCCGCCCAAAGCTGAACCAGATGGATCAGGATAAAGTGGCAAAGATGTACAGTGATCTTAGGAAAGAGTCCATGGTATGTTGCTCATTTTGATATTACTTTTGGTATgatgctcagcttatcttctctagtgacatgactccttcatggagtccacggcagcaggagagagggtatgaggggaggggggagctgcctatgtgccggagtcagtctgagggaagataagcatgacatgtgacaagtgatggcttgcagttgttcagccaatgggagctgagcaaacctgtcacctgacaaggcagcggaggggggaggctagtgtaacaggagaaggagctgagagaagagcttggtgacgtgacgacagtaatcaggtctgtgtgagtcaggacacttcatggtggggggtggaggggggaaaagacagggaagggaggcagataggtgattgaagcacattacagagttatataactttgtaatgtgcttcaattactgggcacttgtcctttaagcagcACTCTTGGCTGCAGAGATTAAGGGGACCAGTATACTACTATTCTGCCACTAGGTGGCACCGGTCTGTTAGGTTCTTATTTCGCAATATGGTAGCTTTTCTATTACAAAATTGCTGTATAATGTAGAAGTACTTGTGTGTTTCTTCTATTTAACCTTTTTGTCCTTTCCAGGCTACTGGCAGTATCCCCATTACCGTACgacacattgaatcaatgattcgTATGGCAGAGGCACATGCACGAATGCACTTGAGGGATTATGTGGTTGAGGATGATGTAAATATGGCCATAAGAGTAATGCTGGAGAGTTTCATTGACACACAGAAATTCAGTGTTATGCGAAGCATGAGAAAGGTATGTTAAACTTTTCTTGATGATGTTACTAGTATGAATTATGCAATAAGAAGCCTTTTTTGCTTGCCTGAATCTGTCTGTATCCATGGTAAATATGATTTGGTTAAACTGAACAATATAAATACACAGAGCTGTAACATGGAATATTACATTTACAGACATTTGCCAGATACCTGGCATTCAGAAGAGACAACAATGAGCTTCTGCTCTTTATACTGAAACAATTGGTGGCTGAACAAGTAACCTACCAGAGGAATAGATATGGTGCACAGCAGGACACGATAGAGGTGTCTGAGAAGGATCTTGTAGACAAGGTAAGCCTCTTTGACGTTATGCTAAAGATACTTTTGCTGGTAGATCACATGGTAGGAAAGCATATCCTTCTCACTAATTCAGCATGGCTTACAATTTTTACAGCAGTCTACTACTATGTTCTCTAGCTTCTATGcagtttttttgggtgggggggggggggggggtcaaggacTTTATCATTTAAGCTTTCCAATCAAAAGCCTTGgcctataccagggatggggaaccttttggccctccagctgttgaaaaactacaattccctggtCTTTCCAATGGTTTGACAAATGCCTAAAATATTTAACTGGCAGGATTTATAAATTGGTTACTCTGCCCCCTCCCCAAGCAGATGTTCAATAAAAATGTGACTATTGGTTGTGGGGGTGGGTTGGGGTATGGTGCTTCTAAAGAAATGTAAATGGACAGAGATCTCtgatctcgggggggggggggaggttggtgTCTTAAATTTTAAGCAATATGTGCATTGTTTCCCGCTTTGAGCACCAATGTCTTCATTTCAGGCTCGGCAGATTAATATCCACAACTTGTCAGCGTTTTACGACAGCGACTTATTCAAGTTTAACAGATTTACGCATGATGTGAAGAAGAAACTCATTATCCAGCAGTTCTGAGCCTGCATGCTCTTCAAGATATGATGCGGGACACGTGGACGCTTTGACCTCTGTCAGCACATGAGGAAAAGTGAAAGATTTTTTGGCATGTCTTTGCACCAAATGAACTAAGTGCAGTATGTGTGGCATGAAGTCAGAGCCAGGGTGTTAAATTTAAGTGACTAAAGTTCCAGTGCCGTTGTAATGTTGCATTCTACGATTCCACTCTCTATAGAAACATTATGACACCAAGTTtaaacttttttcctttttagctTGACTTCATTGTAGAACTTTACACCATCTATTGAATGTGATTTAGCATTCATTTGCCTGGGCACAACCTTAATATGTTGGATTTGATGCTGCTTGGACATCAAGCAGCCTTTTTGCGCTAAGAATGTTACTTCTACGATAGTACTTTTTGTATATTTGAAACTAATGCAACTTGTAATTTTCTagtaaaacttgttttctatgctAATTTGTATGAATGTTTCTGGGATCTGCGTCGTTTTGGTTTTCACTTTATTAGTTAACTGTTCTCTTCTGGCTGTCACATGAGCAGGACGGATGTATATGAGCAGGACGGATGTATAATGTAAATCTATGGTCCCGTCCTGCCCACACAGACACTGAGTGGGGAGCAAAGTTCATGGCAGTGTTGTGGTACCCCTGTTGGCTCTGCTTAAAGGTCATGGAGTTAATGCGGTCTCGGTGACATGTCAAGTTACACATCGAATTTACAGGTTTGATGGATGGATTAGATGGATTAGAAATCTGTCAAGGTGTTCTGTTTTCCAAAATTTCAAACCCCCTTTTTAAGGGGAAACACAAACAGTATAGAAGTATCTACTGTACTTATGCCTTCATTCTCAGCAacccgtgcactatagggagaaaagtttcttgccttcatcctcagcgctgtttctGTGATAAGTTGTTTTGGTTAACTGGGGGCGGGACTGCCGGCCTACTCTTCTGATATTCATTAGGGTAtggtcacactgaggaaaagcagAATCCAGCCTACCTGGAAAAGCCCTGCCTGCTGCTGTATCAATGTTTACCCTGACGcccaatgacagcacccctggagaggacctcccaccgcaggacaggaaacctgtgaagataaaatCTTGACACGCCTCTCCAtacctcagttcaggtttcctgtcctgcggatgGGAAGCCTGTGTTGCTCGTCCCATTCCGGGATGAAGATCATATACCTCCTCCACGCCGGCTGCAGGTCCCCCGGCGGCTGTTGCCTTGTGGGGCTCCCTGGTGGACTAAGTCTGTCTCCGGACAGAATCCTAGAGTCTGGTGGGGGTCGGAAAGGCTGCTGCTTCTCGCTGCGCTCACCGCCGCTCCCGGCTTGTCTGAGGGCTCGTGCGGGGGGAGGCATGGGTGGCGTGGTGGAGCTAGAGGGGGAGTGATCATGAAAACTCTACCTTCATTTTTACCCAAAGTGGTTTCTGAATTTCATAAGAATCAGCAAATTGTTTTGCCCTCCTTTTGTGACAATGCAACAAACAGTGGGGAACAAACTTATCATTCGCTTGATGTAAGAAGATGCCTCCTTAAGTATCTAGAGGTTACCAAAAGTTTTCGCTCCTGCGAAAACTTATTACTCCAATTCTGGGGCCCTAACAAGGGAAAAGCTGCCTCTAAACCTACGGTTAGTAGATGGATCAGACAAGCCATTACTATGgcatatacagcccagaataagACCCTTCCTGCTTATTTTACGGCCCATTCCACTAGGGCAGTAGCAACCTCCTGGGCAGAAAGGGCTGACGCTTCCTTGGACCAGATATGTAGAGCAGCCACATGGTTTTCGGTCCATATATTCTTAAAACACTATAGGTTACAGCTAAATCCCATATCAGATTTGTCCTTTGGTCGAAAGGTTCTTTCGGCTGTGGTCCCCCTCCCTAGGGGGATTACTATTCTagtcctccaggggtgctgtcattgggCGTCATCTAAAACCCAACCCTATTACTATTGTTTGCCAAATTTTGTTATATAATTAGTTCTTTTGTTTAATTTCCactcctctccaggggtgctgtcatgggctaatGAAaagattaccggttagtaatcgtGCTTTTTCCAGACAGTactaaggctgtatccatctaCAACAGCCACAGACAGCCCAATTCCATGCGTTTTGCGGAACTACAGTATTTTTACGCATATTGAATTATGATAATCCTACGCATGTTTACCTTCagttactgtggatttaccaaccacaactGCTTAtattctaagcatctactactttcagtaaagtaatactgCTGCCAGCAATTACATGCTGTGATCTATACCGTTAgcagtgtcagtgacaggagtgtTTCCTGTCACTGACCGATCATAACAGTGGGGGTCCTGATTGGTTTTGCTGACAGAttattgcagtgtgaaatccgcagcaatactgtacatgtgacagcacatgaagtgtaaaaaaaataacatttttataaaGTTTGCAacgtcttcccccccccccccccccccctcccccccaatatatgTTGATATTAGCCTCCTCTTTAAAGATGCAATAAACTTAAAAGCCCTTTTTATGGCACtgtaagcagaaaaaaaacaggCATGAATTAATATTTGCTCTACCTTCATGGGTGAAACGGTGTTCCCTCCTGAATCTTATGTTTATGATCACCAGTGCACCTTTTTACCGGCATTCATTAaggagactgtcagtaggtttgtgctgtcctatctaagggtaggaTAAACTAGTGACGGTGAAGCTGAACAGTATGATATATCACTTAaatttgttctgtgcagctgatacagagagaTACAGGCATTCGCAGTCTGTGGGTCCACAatttacggacgtgtgaatgcaaaCTAAGTAGTCCtcgatatttatgagaagcaaaaaaactcacccaccagctgctggcagttatctatccatgctgtgtataggtagtccactgtcaatcagcagctggggggggggggggggg is a genomic window of Dendropsophus ebraccatus isolate aDenEbr1 chromosome 4, aDenEbr1.pat, whole genome shotgun sequence containing:
- the MCM2 gene encoding DNA replication licensing factor MCM2, which codes for MADSSESFTIATSPRTGSRRGDALTSSPGRDLPPFEDESEGLLGDEGLPVDEEEDGEELIGDGMERDYRPISELDIYEAEGLDDEDIEELTASQREAAEQAMRVRDRDMGRDIGRMRRGLLYDSDEEEEDRPARKRRLAERAAEGAPDEDEEMIESIENLEDMKGHSVREWVSMAATRLEIYHRFKNFLRTHVDEHGHNVFKEKISDMCKDNKESLVVNYEDLAAREHVLAYFLPEAPAEMLKIFDEAAKEVVLVMYPKYDRIAREIHVRISHLPLVEELRSLRQLHLNQLIRTSGVVTCCTGVLPQLSMVKYNCNKCNFVLGPFFQSQNQEVKPGSCPECQSLGPFEINMEETVYQNYQRITIQESPGKVAAGRLPRSKDAILLADLVDSCKPGDEIELTGIYHNNYDGSLNTANGFPVFATVILANHVTKKDDKVAVAELTDEDVKAIVALSKDERIGERIFASIAPSIYGHEDIKRGLALALFGGEPKNPGGKHKVRGDINVLLCGDPGTAKSQFLKYVEKVASRAVFTTGQGASAVGLTAYVQRHPVTREWTLEAGALVLADRGVCLIDEFDKMNDQDRTSIHEAMEQQSISISKAGIVTSLQARCTVIAAANPIGGRYDPSLTFSENVDLTEPIVSRFDILCVVRDTVDPVQDEMLARFVVGSHIKHHPSNKDVINGDAEEHVLPNTFGVEPLPQEVLKKYIIYAKEKVRPKLNQMDQDKVAKMYSDLRKESMATGSIPITVRHIESMIRMAEAHARMHLRDYVVEDDVNMAIRVMLESFIDTQKFSVMRSMRKTFARYLAFRRDNNELLLFILKQLVAEQVTYQRNRYGAQQDTIEVSEKDLVDKARQINIHNLSAFYDSDLFKFNRFTHDVKKKLIIQQF